The following proteins come from a genomic window of Athalia rosae chromosome 1, iyAthRosa1.1, whole genome shotgun sequence:
- the LOC105685183 gene encoding UPF0430 protein CG31712-like isoform X3 → MGRSRSRSKSPSSRRRHKSKHSRKRSKSREKHTSSKYAEKPKERSSKSRKRSHSASTSSGSDVSDDVHIVSHKKRSYRDRDRKMDEVERLAEMERQRRQREVEQKMVEEEAAKRIEELVQKRVEEELEKRKEEIEAEVQRRVEEAKRAMERQMMEEMEWRQAKLREEEKRREEEERKKREELERILEENNKKIEEAQKKLAEERLAMVEEQRLMEEERQKMRKEHEKRVKEEQKKILGKNNSRPKLSFSLKPVT, encoded by the exons ATGGGCAGATCGCGATCACGAAGTAAATCTCCATCTAGTAGGAGACGACACAAAAGTAAACACTCCCGTAAACGCTCCAAATCTCGCGAAAAACATACCAGTAGCAAGTATGCAGAGAAACCTAAAGAGCGAAGCTCAAAGTCAAG AAAAAGATCACATTCCGCCTCAACCAGTAGCGGTTCCGACGTTTCAGATGATGTGCACATCGTGAGTCATAAAAAACGTTCATACAGAGACAGGGATCGTAAGATGGATGAGGTCGAGAGGCTTGCCGAAATGGAAAGGCAAAG GCGGCAGCGAGAAGTGGAGCAAAAGATGGTAGAGGAAGAAGCTGCGAAACGAATTGAAGAACTTGTACAAAAGCGAGTAGAAGAGGAACTGGAGAAACGGAAGGAGGAGATAGAAGCTGAGGTACAGCGACGGGTGGAGGAGGCCAAACGGGCTATGGAGCGTCAAATGATGGAGGAGATGGAGTGGCGCCAAGCCAAACttagagaggaggagaaacgAAGAGAG GAGGAAGAACGGAAAAAGCGAGAGGAGCTTGAGAGGATCTTGGAggagaacaacaaaaaaattgaggaggcGCAGAAAAAACTG GCCGAGGAAAGGCTGGCGATGGTCGAGGAGCAACGCCTGATGGAAgaggagagacaaaaaatgCGGAAAGAGCACGAGAAGCGTGTAAAAGAGGAACAGAAGAAAATACTGGGAAAGAATAATTCAAGGCCAAAGTTATCCTTTTCATTGAAACCAGTTACGTGA
- the LOC105685178 gene encoding tubulin glycylase 3A-like, translating to MFTDMNHKPWLEERLRSNLNTAHELSMSNQRKNVAAQDSPLTSSPLNTNPVNKLPPNFKLKNKNKKSDSTDHEAAGFKPSSSTAKSQNHTAIDSSGSKKQHCRKQAKTTKKLKQRSPGQSTLLRIATQPVCNPWVAQGQFKTVSLLEPATRNEIVKLGTACPSKVSKVSEVKPTTPKSAISTESRGPKLEDVKSHKPSCDIPRAKQDDIVQTLNTDHPLEDCEKNEIDRTQMAIEKLKAISADLGSKLHDPIAVTNAACSTEIARQEYYYRIQQLVEKAIKNHKIFLIRGDIPYLEDSMKSRGWVKKYESTKTRMVPYGSVASLDAPSLGDIHLPDGTLNEKLIVFQMLRHVPPDFIWDCRNDFTDWNSDIKQSTLLNRFQKSFIYTSKLGMAAILEEAHWNYESNVSTVQCPRSYNVGREKNAFVDDYRMTAAVSLLKWFVDQVQKGIEHAVRGSTPIPLRQIEFAIRRCEELVAEANNEHLDVPQVPVSSQEWEFFVQDYLKAVHQENGFIETTKGPPFTEIEMLYLSANAVLKKVKEVDPQFELNGFRNIWILKPSDLCCGAGIVMTHKLNYIMKRVQNSARDYFVVQKYIEKPLLVQDTKFDVRQWYLVTKSYPLTIWIYKESFLRFSSRPFSFANYHEAVHICNTAVQCRYAEQRNSVRAKDWDCEKINDYLKNVGYKGEPWYDEVYPRMCEAIIATMLAAQQHMDKRRCSFELYGADFVIMDDLSVWLIEINTNPRMHPPSTRVTERLYPEVMESLIKVILDYPACPTVDTGNFVLAYQQNVTTFQPYLGASMFVLGKAINPKSQDLHDREGSINSWALSVKERQNGTTLLVPQKQRERHPGLRSTINSRGR from the exons ATGTTCACCGATATGAATCACAAGCCTTGGCTCGAAGAACGTCTACGCTCCAATCTAAACACCGCACATGAACTATCTATGAGTAACCAGAGGAAGAATGTCGCGGCTCAAGATTCCCCGTTGACTTCTTCGCCACTAAATACAAACCCTGTAAATAAATTACCCCCAAATTttaaactaaaaaataaaaataaaaaatcagattcTACCGACCACGAAGCAGCGGGTTTCAAGCCCAGCAGTTCTACCGCTAAGTCACAAAATCACACGGCGATTGATTCGTCTGGCAGTAAAAAACAGCACTGTCGTAAACAGgcaaaaacaacgaaaaaattgaaacagcgGAGCCCAGGTCAGAGCACTTTACTACGTATTGCAACCCAACCAGTCTGTAACCCTTGGGTCGCTCAAGGTCAATTCAAGACTGTTTCACTTCTGGAACCAGCAACTCGGAATGAAATTGTTAAACTCGGAACAGCCTGCCCATCGAAAGTTTCGAAAGTATCGGAGGTGAAACCGACCACGCCAAAAAGTGCGATTTCTACGGAGTCCAGAGGCCCGAAACTCGAAGATGTGAAGTCTCATAAACCGTCTTGTGATATTCCTAGAGCAAAACAAGACGATATTGTACAGACTCTCAATACTGACCACCCCTTAGAGGATTgcgaaaagaatgaaattgatCGCACCCAGATGGCCATAGAGAAGCTGAAAGCAATATCAGCGGATTTAGGGTCGAAACTGCACGACCCAATCGCAGTAACGAATGCAGCGTGCTCCACCGAAATTGCCCGTCAAGAGTATTATTACAGAATCCAACAGCTAGTCGAAAAAGCAATTAAG AATCATAAGATCTTTTTAATTCGCGGGGACATCCCTTACCTGGAGGATTCGATGAAGTCGAGGGGGTGGGTCAAAAAATACGAATCGACCAAAACAAGAATGGTACCGTATg GAAGCGTAGCTAGCTTGGATGCCCCTTCGTTGGGTGATATTCACTTACCAGATGGTACTTTGAATGAGAAGTTGATAGTATTCCAAATGTTGAGACATGTGCCCCCCGATTTTATATGGGATTGTAGAAACGACTTTACTGATTGGAACAGCGACATAAAGCAAAGCACGTTACTGAATCGCTTTCAAAAATCGTTCATTTATACCTCCAAA CTTGGAATGGCCGCGATTTTGGAAGAGGCGCACTGGAATTACGAGAGCAACGTGTCTACCGTACAATGTCCAAGAAGTTATAACGTGGGTCGTGAGAAAAATGCTTTTGTTGATGATTATCGAATGACAGCAGCGGTGAGTTTATTGAAATGGTTCGTAGACCAGGTTCAAAAAGGTATCGAGCACGCCGTGCGCGGCTCGACTCCTATTCCGCTTAGACAAATTGAATTCGCAATAAGAAGATGCGAAGAACTTGTTGCGGAAGCAAACAATGAGCACCTCGACGTTCCGCAAGTACCAGTTTCATCACAAGAATGGGAATTCTTTGTCCAAGATTATCTGAAGGCTGTTCATCAAGAGAATGGTTTCATAGAAACGACTAAGGGGCCACCCTTTACAGAGATCGAG ATGTTGTATTTGTCTGCGAACGCCgtgttgaaaaaagtaaaagaagtcGATCCGCAATTCGAACTAAACGgatttcgaaatatttggATTCTAAAACCAAGCGATTTGTGCTGTGGAGCCGGAATAGTCATGACGCACAAATTAAATTACATAATGAAAAGAGTCCAGAACAGTGCAAGGGACTACTTCGTAGTCCAAAAATACATTG AAAAACCTTTGCTCGTCCAAGACACGAAGTTCGATGTTCGGCAGTGGTATCTAGTGACTAAGAGTTACCCGTTAACGATTTGGATATACAA GGAGTCCTTCTTGCGCTTCAGTTCGAGGCCCTTCAGTTTCGCTAATTATCACGAAGCCGTGCATATCTGCAATACTGCTGTCCAGTGCAGATACGCAGAGCAGAGAAACTCCGTGCGCGCCAAGGATTGGGATTGTGAAAAGATCAACGATTATCTCAA AAATGTTGGGTACAAAGGCGAGCCATGGTACGACGAAGTGTATCCGAGAATGTGCGAGGCGATAATAGCAACGATGTTGGCTGCCCAACAGCACATGGACAAACGAAGGTGTAGTTTCGAACTTTACGGTGCAGATTTTGTGATAATGGACGATCTCTCGGTGTGGCTGATAGAAATCAATACGAACCCACGCATGCATCCTCCGAGTACGAGGGTGACGGAAAGATTGTACCCCGAGGTCATGGAGAGCTTGATAAAGG TGATTCTGGATTATCCCGCATGTCCGACTGTCGACACAGGCAATTTTGTTCTGGCTTATCAACAAAATGTTACCACATTTCAACCGTACTTGGGGGCGAGTATGTTCGTTCTTGGGAAGGCCATAAATCCGAAATCACAGGATTTGCATGATCGTGAAGGTTCTATCAACTCTTGGGCACTCTCCGTCAAAGAAAGACAAAATGGAACAACTTTACTCGTTCCtcaaaaacagagagaaaggCACCCAGGCCTTCGGAGTACGATAAACTCGCGAGGCAGGTAA
- the LOC105685183 gene encoding UPF0430 protein CG31712-like isoform X1, with the protein MGRSRSRSKSPSSRRRHKSKHSRKRSKSREKHTSSKYAEKPKERSSKSRKRSHSASTSSGSDVSDDVHIVSHKKRSYRDRDRKMDEVERLAEMERQRKKRESDKKLMNKILATSAVGRQREVEQKMVEEEAAKRIEELVQKRVEEELEKRKEEIEAEVQRRVEEAKRAMERQMMEEMEWRQAKLREEEKRREEEERKKREELERILEENNKKIEEAQKKLAEERLAMVEEQRLMEEERQKMRKEHEKRVKEEQKKILGKNNSRPKLSFSLKPVT; encoded by the exons ATGGGCAGATCGCGATCACGAAGTAAATCTCCATCTAGTAGGAGACGACACAAAAGTAAACACTCCCGTAAACGCTCCAAATCTCGCGAAAAACATACCAGTAGCAAGTATGCAGAGAAACCTAAAGAGCGAAGCTCAAAGTCAAG AAAAAGATCACATTCCGCCTCAACCAGTAGCGGTTCCGACGTTTCAGATGATGTGCACATCGTGAGTCATAAAAAACGTTCATACAGAGACAGGGATCGTAAGATGGATGAGGTCGAGAGGCTTGCCGAAATGGAAAGGCAAAG gaaaaagagagagtcGGATAAAAAGTTAATGAACAAAATCCTTGCCACAAGTGCGGTCGG GCGGCAGCGAGAAGTGGAGCAAAAGATGGTAGAGGAAGAAGCTGCGAAACGAATTGAAGAACTTGTACAAAAGCGAGTAGAAGAGGAACTGGAGAAACGGAAGGAGGAGATAGAAGCTGAGGTACAGCGACGGGTGGAGGAGGCCAAACGGGCTATGGAGCGTCAAATGATGGAGGAGATGGAGTGGCGCCAAGCCAAACttagagaggaggagaaacgAAGAGAG GAGGAAGAACGGAAAAAGCGAGAGGAGCTTGAGAGGATCTTGGAggagaacaacaaaaaaattgaggaggcGCAGAAAAAACTG GCCGAGGAAAGGCTGGCGATGGTCGAGGAGCAACGCCTGATGGAAgaggagagacaaaaaatgCGGAAAGAGCACGAGAAGCGTGTAAAAGAGGAACAGAAGAAAATACTGGGAAAGAATAATTCAAGGCCAAAGTTATCCTTTTCATTGAAACCAGTTACGTGA